In Meles meles chromosome 14, mMelMel3.1 paternal haplotype, whole genome shotgun sequence, a single window of DNA contains:
- the GPR18 gene encoding N-arachidonyl glycine receptor, which produces MTTPHNPAQPSPPNDSHPEEYKIAALVFYSCIFTIGLFVNATALWVFSCTTKKRTTVTIYMMNVALLDLIFIISLPFRMFYYAKGEWPFGEYFCQILGALTVFYPSIALWLLALISADRFMAIVQPKYAKELKNTGKAVLACVGVWIMTLTTTIPLLLLYEDPDKASSPPTCLKISDIIHLKAINMLNFTRLIFFFLIPLFIMIGCYLVIIHSLLHGKTSKLKPKVKEKSIRIIITLMVQVIVCFMPFHICFAFLMLEGEENSYSPWGAFTTFLMNLSTCLDVILYYIVSKQFQARVISVMLYRNYLRSVRRKSFRSGSLRSLSNINSEML; this is translated from the coding sequence ATGACCACTCCTCACAATCCAGCTCAACCTAGCCCTCCGAACGACTCACACCCAGAAGAATACAAGATCGCGGCCCTTGTCTTCTATAGCTGTATCTTTACAATCGGATTATTTGTTAATGCCACTGCCTTATGGGTTTTTAGCTGTACCACCAAGAAGAGAACCACTGTGACCATCTATATGATGAACGTAGCATTGTtggatttaatatttataataagcTTACCCTTTCGGATGTTTTATTATGCAAAAGGTGAATGGCCATTTGGAGAGTACTTCTGCCAGATTCTTGGGGCTCTCACGGTGTTTTACCCAAGCATTGCTCTATGGCTTCTTGCTTTAATTAGTGCTGACAGATTCATGGCCATTGTGCAGCCAAAATATGCCAAAGAACTTAAAAACACAGGCAAAGCCGTGCTAGCATGCGTGGGAGTCTGGATAATGACCTTGACAACCACCATCCCACTTCTGCTGCTCTATGAAGACCCAGATAAAGCCTCCTCACCCCCGACCTGCCTGAAGATTTCTGACATCATCCACTTAAAAGCTATTAACATGTTGAACTTCACTCgactgatattttttttcttgattcccCTGTTCATCATGATTGGGTGCTACTTAGTCATCATTCATAGTCTCCTTCACGGGAAGACAtctaagctgaaaccaaaagtcaagGAGAAGTCTATAAGAATCATCATCACACTCATGGTACAGGTGATCGTCTGCTTCATGCCTTTCCACATCTGTTTTGCTTTCCTGAtgctggaaggggaggagaacagtTACAGTCCCTGGGGAGCCTTTACCACCTTCCTCATGAACCTCAGCACCTGTCTGGATGTGATCCTCTACTACATTGTTTCAAAACAATTTCAGGCTCGCGTCATCAGCGTCATGCTCTACCGCAATTACCTTCGGAGCGTGCGCAGAAAAAGCTTTCGCTCAGGTAGTTTACGGTCACTAAGCAACATAAACAGTGAAATGCTTTGA